A window of Rhipicephalus microplus isolate Deutch F79 chromosome X, USDA_Rmic, whole genome shotgun sequence genomic DNA:
cttttttttgttctcccagtaatcagtcttcgactctagtgtgtaagctgcacgggtggcctgcaaggcggacgaggtggccgggaggttaaggcgatggactgctaatccattgggctctgcccgcgtggtttcgaatcccatcctcgtcgagtcgcgtaacttttttttttgttctcccagtgatcggtcttcgacattagtgtgtaagctgcacagatggcctgcaagccggacgaggaacgacgagagcttaaggcgatggactgctaatccattgagctctgcctgcgtgggttcgaatcccatcctcgtcgagtcgcgtaactttttttctccgagtgatgggtcttcgacactagtgtgtaagctgcaagaatgacctgcaaggcggacgagctggCTGAGAGGTTAAGACGATGGATTGCTAATGCATTGGGTTCTGCCCGCGTTGGTTCGAATCccgtcctcgtcgagtcgcgtagcttttttttgttctcccagtgatcggtcttcgacactagtatgtaagctgcacagatggggtgcaagtcggacaaggtggccgggaggttatggcgatggactgctaatccattgggctcattccgcgatggttcgaaacccatcctcgtcgagtcgtgtaactcattttgttctcccagtgatctgtctacgacactagtgtgtaagccgcacgaatggcctgcaaggcagacgaggtggccgagaggttaaggcgattgactgctaatccattggactctgcccgcgtgggttcgaatccgatcctcgtcgagtcgcgtaactttttttttgttctccctgtaatcagtcttcgacactagtgtgtaagctgcacgggtggcctgcaaggcggacgaggtggccgagaggttaaggcgatggactgctaatccattgggctctgcccgcgtgggttcgaatcccatactcgtcgagtcacgtaactttttttcttctctcagtgatcggtcttcgacactagtatttaagctgcacggatggggtgcgatgcggacgaggtggctgagaggttaaggattgactgctaatttattgggctctgcccgcgtgggttcgaattccatcctcgtcgagtcgcgtaactttttttggttCTCCCAGTgatgggtcttcgacactagtgtgtaggctgcacgggtggcctgcaaggcggacgaggtggccgagaggttaagccgatggactgctaatccattgggctctgcccgcgtgggttcgaatccaatcctcgtcgagtcacgtaactttttttcttctcccagtgatcggtcttcgacactagtgtttaagctgcacggatggggtgcaatgcggacgaggtggctgagaggttaaggattgactgctaatttattgggctctgcccgggtgggttcgaatcccatcctcgtcgagtcccgaaactttttttgttctcccaatgatcggtcttcgacactagtgtgtatgCTGCATAGATGGGGTGCAAgtcggacgaggtggccgagaggttaagatgatggactgctaatccattgggctctgcccgcgtgggttcgaatcccatcctcgtcgagtcccgaaactttttttgttctcccagtgatcggtcttcgacactagtgtgtaagctgcacagatggcctgcaaggcggacaaggtggacgagagcttaaggcgatggactgctcaTCCATTGAgatctgcccgcgtgggttcgaatcccatcctcgtcgagtctcGTAACTTTTTTCTCTGAGTgatgggtcttcgacactagtgtgtaagctgcaagaatgacctgcaaggcgggcgtgctggccgagaggttaagacgataaactgctaatgcattgggctctgcccgcgtgggttcgaatcccatcttcgtcgagtcgcgtagcttttttttgttctcccagtgatcggtcttcgacacgagTATGTAAGCTGCAGAGATGGGGTGCAAGTCGGACAATgtggccgggaggttatggcgatggactcCTAATCTATTGGACTCattccgcgtgggttcgaatctcgtcctggtcgagtcgcgtaactcattttgttctcccagtgatctgtctacgacactagtgtgtaagccgcacgaatggcctggaaggcagacaaggtggccgagaggttaaggcgattgactctaatccattgggctggtcccgcgtgggttcgaatcccatcctcgtcgagtcgcgtaacttttttttcttctcccagtgatcggtcttcgacactagtgtgtaagctgcacggatggggtgccatgcggacgaggtggccgagaggttaaggattgactgctaatttattgggctcagcccgcgtgggttcgaatccgatCCTCGTCGAgccgcgtaacttttttttgttctcccagttatCAGTCtttgacactagtgtgtaagctgcacgggtggcctgcaagacggacgaggtggccgagaagttaaggcgatgaactgctaatccattgggctctgcacGCATggtttcgaatcccatcctcgtcgagtcgcgtaacttttttgttctcccagtgatcggtcttcgacattagtgtgtaagctgcacagatggcctgcaaggcggacgaggaacgacgagagcttaaggcgatggactgctaattcattgggctctgcccgcgttggttcgaatcccatcctcgtcgagtcacgtaacttttttttgttctcccagtgatcggtcttcgacactagtatgtaagctgcacagatggggtgcaagtcggacaaggtggccgggaggttatggcgatggactgctaatccattgggctcattccgcgatggttcgaaacccatcctcgtcgagtcgcgtaactcttTTTGTTCTCctagtgatctgtctacgacactagtgtgtaagccgcacgaatggctgcaaggcagacgaggtggccgagaggttaaggcgattgactgctaatccattgggctctgcccgcgtgggttcgaatccaatcctcgtcgagtcgcgtaacttttttttcttctcccagtgatcggtcttcgacactagtgtgtaagcctcacggatggggtgcaatgcggacgaggtggccgagaggttgattgactgctaatttattgggctcggactgcgtgggttcgaatcccatcctcgtcgagtcgcgtaactttttttgttctcccagtgatcggtcttcgacattagtgtgtaagctgcacagatggcctgcaagccggacgaggaacgacgagagcttaaggcgatggactgctaatccattgagctctgcctgcgtgggttcgaatcccagcctcgtcgagtcgcgtaactttttttctccgagtgatgggtcttcgacactagtgtgtaagctgcaagaatgacctgcaaggcggacgagctggCTGAGAGGTTAAGACGATGGATTGCTAATGCATTGGGTTCTGCCCGCGTTGGTTCGAATCccgtcctcgtcgagtcgcgtatcttttttttgttctcccagtgatcggtcttcgacactagtatgtaagctgcacagatggggtgcaagtcggacaaggtggccgggaggttatggcgatggactgctaatccattgggctcattccgcgatggttcgaaacccatcctcgtcgagtcgtgtaactcattttgttctcccagttacctgtctacgacactagtgtgtaagccgcacgaatggcctgcaaggcagacgaggtggccgagaggttaaggcgatggactgctaatccattgggctctgcccgcgtgggttcgaatcccatcctcgtcgagtcacgtaactttttttcttctctagtgatcggtcttcgacactagtgtttaagctgcacggatggggtgcaatgcggacgaggtggccgagaggttaaggattgactgctaatttattgggctctgcccgcgtgggttcgaattccattcTCGTTGGGTcgtgtaacttttttttgttcttccagtgatcggtcttcgacactagtgtgtaagctgcacgaatggcctgcaaggcggacgagctggccgagaggttaagacgatgcactgctaatgcattgggctctgcccgcgtgggttcgaatcccatcctcatCGAGTCGcgtaagtttttttgttttcccagtgatctgtctacgatactagtgtgtaagccgcacgaatggcctgcaaggcagacgaggtggccgagaggttaaggcgatttactgctaatccattgggctctgcccgtgtgggttcgaatcccatcctcgtcgtgtcgcgtaacttttttttcttctcccagtgatcgctcTTCGACActtgtgtgtaagctgcacgaatggggtgcaatgcggacgaggtggccgagaggttaaggattgactgctaatttattgggctcggcccgcatgggttcgaatcccatcctcgtcgagtcgcgtaactttttttttgttctcccagtaatcagtcttcgattctagtgtgtaagctgcacgggtggcctgcaaggcggacgaggtggccgagaggttaaggcgatggactgctaatccattgggctctgcccgcgtgggttcgaatgccatcctcgtcgagtcgcgtaactttttttttgttctcccagtaatcagtcttcgactctagtgtgtaagctgcacgggtggcctgcaaggcggacgaggtggccgggaggttaaggcgatggactgctaatccattgggctctgcccgcgtggtttcgaatcccatcctcgtcgagtcgcgtaactttttttgttctcccactgatcggtcttcgacattagtgtgtaagctgcacagatggcctgcaagccggacgaggaacgacgagagcttaaggcgatggactgctaatccattgagctctgcctgcgtgggttcgaatcccatcctcgtcgagtcgcgtaactttttttctccgagtgatgggtcttcgacactagtgtgtaagctgcaagaatgacctgcaaggcggacgagctggctgagaggttaagacgattgactgctaatccattggactctgcccgcgtgggttcgaatccgatCCTCgttgagtcgcgtaactttttttttgttctccctgtaatcagtcttcgacactagtatgtaagctgcacagatggggtgcaagtcggacaaggtggccgggaggttatggcgatggactgctaatccattgggctcattccgcgatggttcgaaacccatcctcgtcgagtcgtgtaactcattttgttctcccagttatctgtctacgacactagtgtgtaagccgcacgaatggcctgcaaggcagacgaggtggccgagaggttaaggcgattgactgctaatccattggactctgcccgcgtgggttcgaatccgatCCTCgttgagtcgcgtaactttttttttgttctccctgtaatcagtcttcgacactagtgtgtaagctgcacgggtggcctgcaaggcggacgaggtggccgagaggttaaggcgatggactgctaatccattgggctctgcccgcgtgggttcgaatcccatactcgtcgagtcacgtaactttttttcttctctcagtgatcggtcttcgacactagtgtttaagctgcacggatggggtgcaatgcggacgaggtggctgagaggttaaggattgactgctaatttattgggctctgcccgggtgggttcgaatcccatcctcgtcgagtcccgaaactttttttgttctcccaatgatcggtcttcgacactagtgtgtatgctgcacagatggggtgcaagtcggacgaggtggccgagaggttaagatgatggactgctaatccattgggctctgcccgcgtgggttcgaatcccatcctcgtcgagtcccgaaactttttttgttctcccagtgatcggtcttcgacactagtgtgtaagctgcacagatggcctgcaaggcggacaaggtggacgagagcttaaggcgatggactgctcaTCCATTGAgatctgcccgcgtgggttcgaatcccatcttcGTCGAGTCTCGTAACTTTTTTCTCTGAATgatgggtcttcgacactagtgtgtaagctgcaagaatgacctgcaaggcgggcgtgctggccgagaggttaagacgataaactgctaatgcattgggctctgcccgcgtgggttcgaatcccatcttcgtcgagtcgcgtagcttttttttgttctcccagtgatcggtcttcgacactagtatgtaagctgcagagatggggtgcaagtcggacaaggtggccgggaggttatggcgatggactcCTAATCTCTTGGACTCATTcctcgtgggttcgaatctcgtcctggtcgagtcgcgtaactcattttgttctcccagtgatctgtctacgacactagtgtgtaagccgcacgaatggcctgcaaggcagacaaggtggccgagaggttaaggcgattgactctaatccattgggctggtcccgcgtgggttcgaatcccatcctcgtcttgtcgcgtaacttttttttcttctcccagtgatcggtcttcgacactagtgtgtaagctgcacggatggggtgccatgcggacgaggtggccgagaggttaaggattgactgctaatttattgggctcagcccgcgtgggttcgaatccgatCCTCGTCGAgccgcgtaacttttttttgttctcccagttatCAGTCtttgacactagtgtgtaagctgcacgggtggcctgcaagacggacgaggtggccgagaagttaaggcgatgaactgctaatccattgggctctgcacGCATggtttcgaatcccatcctcgtcgagtcgcgtaacttttttgttctcccagtgatctgtctacgacactagtgtgtaagccgcacgaatggcctgcaaggcagacgaggtggccgagaggtcaTTCCACTTCCGGTCACCGTAGTGAACGGACGTGGCGGCATGAGCTCCGGCGATATCGGAGCGGCATCAACGGCCCAGCTCGGTCGTGGTACCAGGAACATGGACGAATCGTCACAGGATTATCAGATTATTTTGCCCCGACTGCCATCAAATGATTCAACGCTGCATACTGTCTTTTTGCACGCCGATATCAAGGCGCGGCCGTATCGCGTTGAGGATTTCAGGGACGCTCTTATTCGTTTGGCTTTGCTTCCCGAGGTTGTTGCCTTGGGGGCGTACCAAATGAATCATGTTTGGGCCATCACTTTCAAGGACGAGGAGGGCAAGAAGAGAATACTCGCTGCTGGGGACATTGTGGTAAAGAACCAGCGCTGTATCACTATCGACCCTAACCACCAGGATACGAAGCTGAAGATACACTGGCTATTGTTTAACGTTCCTGACGACGAGGTGAGGGCAGCGTTGGCTCCTTATGGCAAGGTGAACGAAATAGTGCGAGAGCGCTGGCGCGTGTATGGATGCACGGACAAAGGCTCTTCGACGCGAGTGGTGAGCATCAGGCTCAAAGCTGGCCTCACGGTGGATGACCTCCCACATCAGTTGCGGATTGCCGGAGACCTCACGCTAGTTGTCGTCGCGGGAAGAGCACCGCTATGCCTGCGTTGCCGCGGAACAGGTCATATTAGGAGGGATTGCCGAGCCCCGCGTTGTACAGTGTGTCGGCGTTTTGGGCATAATGAGAGCGGCTGTATGAGAACATATGCAAGTGTAGCAGGGCCCGCGGGGGGCGAAGAACTTTCCGAGCATCACATGGACGAGGCTGAAGCAGAAGAGCTGATAGGGGCGCGTCGGGAGGAACCGAAACCCAAGTTGACGCCCCTTACGCCACGCCCCACAGGTGCTGAGACGACGCTTAACAAAGACAAGGGTTCTACAAAAGACGTGCAATCCACGAGGAACACACAAGATATAACGGCGCTTGCAGCACAGGAAGAAATGTCGGAAAACATGGACACGTCAAATACATGTAAAAGGCCCAGGGAAGACGCGGAAGGcgagaaggctgctacaacgaaagAAGTGGAACAACCACCGGCCAAGGCGATGAACGTGCGCCGTAGACCGGCACCTAACATCCTCAGCGAACGTCGAATAGCCGAGAACCTCCCACCAACCCAGGTGCAACAGACACAACCGCCGCAGCAGCAACCAGTGCCGAATCAGCAGACATTGCATCAGCGACTGACAGATCATCAACAGAAGGGGCCTTCAGCGGGGCCCCCTGCAGATCAAAAGCCCCCGTAAGGTGGGGGTCTGGATTGAGTGACACAAGTATTGACCCGGCGGAAGCACCAACAAATGGACCGCAGTGGTGAAGTGTGCATAATGTGCTGCGTGAAACGTGCGCGGCGCTCTACTTTTGTGATCAAAAGAAAGGGGACCTATCAGACCATATCGAACCTTGGACCTGATGGTGATAAAGGAGCATCAGAGGTGAGAACCATGTGGCCGGGACGGCCATTCACGTCCTAATGGCTATGAGCGTCGAAGCAGAATTGAGAGTTGCGACTCTCAATGTCAGGGGACTTGCCGCTCGACGAAGGCAGTATCAATTAAGTCGTTTGATGCTTGAACGTGATCTCGATGttattgccattcaggaaacaaAAGTTGAAGGGCAAGATCAGACTGACCGAATGGTGTCCCCTTTTAGAGCCCGGTatgatgtgtgtgtgtctcatgCCGTTGGGATGTCGGTGGGTTGTGCACTGTTCCTTAAAAATTCTATTGGTATAGTTGAGGAGACTGTAACTGTG
This region includes:
- the LOC142777027 gene encoding uncharacterized protein LOC142777027; translation: MSSGDIGAASTAQLGRGTRNMDESSQDYQIILPRLPSNDSTLHTVFLHADIKARPYRVEDFRDALIRLALLPEVVALGAYQMNHVWAITFKDEEGKKRILAAGDIVVKNQRCITIDPNHQDTKLKIHWLLFNVPDDEVRAALAPYGKVNEIVRERWRVYGCTDKGSSTRVVSIRLKAGLTVDDLPHQLRIAGDLTLVVVAGRAPLCLRCRGTGHIRRDCRAPRCTVCRRFGHNESGCMRTYASVAGPAGGEELSEHHMDEAEAEELIGARREEPKPKLTPLTPRPTGAETTLNKDKGSTKDVQSTRNTQDITALAAQEEMSENMDTSNTCKRPREDAEGEKAATTKEVEQPPAKAMNVRRRPAPNILSERRIAENLPPTQVQQTQPPQQQPVPNQQTLHQRLTDHQQKGPSAGPPADQKPP